A part of Lagopus muta isolate bLagMut1 chromosome 26, bLagMut1 primary, whole genome shotgun sequence genomic DNA contains:
- the RNF126 gene encoding E3 ubiquitin-protein ligase RNF126: MAEASPQPGRFFCHCCSAEIAPRLPDYICPRCESGFIEELPEEPRNTENETSSSASTSEQNRHPFENVDQHLFTLPQGYGQFAFGIFDDGFEIPFGSNVQSEDNRDSENRREREHQSRHRYGARQPRARLATRRAAGRHEGVPTLEGIIQQLVNGIIAPTTIPNLGLGPWGVLHSNPMDYAWGANGLDAIITQLLNQFENTGPPPADKEKIQALPTVQITQEHVDSGLECPVCKEDYTVGENVRQLPCNHLFHNSCIVPWLEQHDTCPVCRKSLSGQNTATNPPGLTGMNFSSSSSSSSSSSPSNENSSNNS; this comes from the exons ATGGCGGAGGCTTCCCCGCAGCCGGGCCGCTtcttctgccactgctgctcGGCCGAGATCGCTCCCCGTCTGCCC GACTACATTTGCCCACGGTGTGAATCTGGTTTTATTGAAGAACTTCCTGAAGAGCCAAG gaacaCTGAGAATGAAACCAGCTCCTCTGCATCAACCAGTGAGCAGAACAGGCATCCTTTTGAG AACGTGGATCAGCACTTGTTCACTTTGCCTCAGGGCTACGGCCAGTTTGCCTTTGGGATTTTCGACGATGGCTTTGAGATTCCATTTGGGTCCAATGTGCAGTCAGAAGATAACAGAGACTCTGAGAACAGGAGGGAAAGAGAGCATCAGTCCAGGCACCGGTACGGCGCGAGGCAGCCGCGCGCTCGTCTCGCCACGCGGCGTGCTGCTGGCAGGCACGAGGGGGTTCCCACACTGGAGGG aATCATTCAGCAGCTGGTCAATGGTATTATTGCACCTACAACAATACCAAACTTAGGACTTGGTCCTTG GGGAGTCTTGCATTCAAATCCAATGGACTATGCCTGGGGTGCTAACGGCCTGGATGCAATTATTACACAG TTACTAAATCAGTTTGAAAACACTGGACCACCGCcagcagacaaagaaaagatCCAGGCCCTCCCCACGGTACAGATCACACAGGAACACGTAG ATTCTGGGTTAGAGTGCCCTGTGTGTAAAGAAGACTATACAGTTGGGGAGAACGTCCGGCAGTTACCTTGCAATCACCTATTCCACAACAGCTGTATAGTCCCTTGGCTGGAGCAG CATGACACATGTCCTGTGTGCCGGAAGAGCCTAAGTGGACAAAACACTGCTACAAACCCCCCTGGACTCACAGGGATGAACttctcatcctcctcctcctcctcttcttccagctcaCCAAGTAACGAAAACTCATCGAACAACTCATGA
- the FGF22 gene encoding fibroblast growth factor 22 isoform X1: MRRGGPAAFAACLAGALAVLAGPGPDSSVWGGRRPPRSYGHLEGDVRCRRLFSATRFFLSIDGGGGVEGTRWRERPGSIVEIRSVRVGVVAIRAVHTGFYLAMNKQGQLYGSVGQAPHPMAGIGGAGQRQNGEILHPPGPAPMLAPPTPHRGRHPRSPHPAHPLPSSARRSSAPTASSRNALRRMATTPTPRCAGGTGAAPCSSLSIAKGGHGEGARRAGSTSPPTSSLCSSAEPCSVAPGQSCRKRKNGGGKAILYMYISIYCYLLLCFSTAWWRMDVDGKRSRLSVQSHAGALLRVPARVQPEARTHRGWS; this comes from the exons ATGAGGCGCGGGGGTCCCGCCGCTTTCGCCGCCTGCCTCGCTGGGGCGCTCGCCGTGCTGGCGGGGCCGGGACCGGACAGCTCCGTTTGGGGCGGCCGGCGGCCCCCCCGCAGCTACGGGCATCTGGAAGGCGACGTGCGCTGCCGGCGGCTCTTCTCCGCCACCCGATTCTTCCTGAGCATCGACGGCGGCGGCGGAGTGGAGGGGACGCGCTGGAGGGAGCGGCCGGGCA GCATCGTCGAGATCCGGTCTGTGCGTGTCGGCGTTGTGGCCATCCGGGCGGTGCACACCGGCTTCTACCTGGCCATGAACAAACAGGGGCAGCTCTACGGGTCGGTAGGTCAGGCTCCGCATCCCATGGCTGGCATTGGAGGTGCGGGGCAGAGGCAGAACGGGGAGATCCTGCACCCACCGGGGCCGGCACCCATGCTTGCTCCCCCTACTCCCCATAGGGGACGGCACCCGCGGAGCCCTCACCCTGCTCAcccccttccctcctctgcCAGAAGGAGTTCAGCCCCAACTGCAAGTTCACGGAACGCATTGAGGAGAATGGCTACAACACCTACGCCTCGCTGCGCTGGCGGCACCGGGGCCGCCCCATGTTCCTCTCTCTCAATAGCAAAGGGAGGCCACGGCGAGGGGGCAAGACGCGCCGGCAGCACCTCTCCACCCACTTCCTCCCTATGCTCGTcagctgagccctgcagtgTGGCTCCTGGACAGTcctgtaggaaaagaaaaaatggggggggaaaggctattttatatatgtacatatcTATATATTGCtatttattgctttgtttttcaactGCGTGGTGGAGGATGGATGTGGATGGCAAAAGGTCCAGACTCAGCGTGCAGAGCCATGCTGGGGCTCTGCTTCGTGTCCCTGCACGTGTCCAACCTGAGGCACGCACCCACCGTGGATGGAGCTGA
- the FGF22 gene encoding fibroblast growth factor 22 isoform X2, translated as MRRGGPAAFAACLAGALAVLAGPGPDSSVWGGRRPPRSYGHLEGDVRCRRLFSATRFFLSIDGGGGVEGTRWRERPGSIVEIRSVRVGVVAIRAVHTGFYLAMNKQGQLYGGRHPRSPHPAHPLPSSARRSSAPTASSRNALRRMATTPTPRCAGGTGAAPCSSLSIAKGGHGEGARRAGSTSPPTSSLCSSAEPCSVAPGQSCRKRKNGGGKAILYMYISIYCYLLLCFSTAWWRMDVDGKRSRLSVQSHAGALLRVPARVQPEARTHRGWS; from the exons ATGAGGCGCGGGGGTCCCGCCGCTTTCGCCGCCTGCCTCGCTGGGGCGCTCGCCGTGCTGGCGGGGCCGGGACCGGACAGCTCCGTTTGGGGCGGCCGGCGGCCCCCCCGCAGCTACGGGCATCTGGAAGGCGACGTGCGCTGCCGGCGGCTCTTCTCCGCCACCCGATTCTTCCTGAGCATCGACGGCGGCGGCGGAGTGGAGGGGACGCGCTGGAGGGAGCGGCCGGGCA GCATCGTCGAGATCCGGTCTGTGCGTGTCGGCGTTGTGGCCATCCGGGCGGTGCACACCGGCTTCTACCTGGCCATGAACAAACAGGGGCAGCTCTACGG GGGACGGCACCCGCGGAGCCCTCACCCTGCTCAcccccttccctcctctgcCAGAAGGAGTTCAGCCCCAACTGCAAGTTCACGGAACGCATTGAGGAGAATGGCTACAACACCTACGCCTCGCTGCGCTGGCGGCACCGGGGCCGCCCCATGTTCCTCTCTCTCAATAGCAAAGGGAGGCCACGGCGAGGGGGCAAGACGCGCCGGCAGCACCTCTCCACCCACTTCCTCCCTATGCTCGTcagctgagccctgcagtgTGGCTCCTGGACAGTcctgtaggaaaagaaaaaatggggggggaaaggctattttatatatgtacatatcTATATATTGCtatttattgctttgtttttcaactGCGTGGTGGAGGATGGATGTGGATGGCAAAAGGTCCAGACTCAGCGTGCAGAGCCATGCTGGGGCTCTGCTTCGTGTCCCTGCACGTGTCCAACCTGAGGCACGCACCCACCGTGGATGGAGCTGA
- the FGF22 gene encoding fibroblast growth factor 22 isoform X3, translated as MRRGGPAAFAACLAGALAVLAGPGPDSSVWGGRRPPRSYGHLEGDVRCRRLFSATRFFLSIDGGGGVEGTRWRERPGSIVEIRSVRVGVVAIRAVHTGFYLAMNKQGQLYGSVGQAPHPMAGIGGAGQRQNGEILHPPGPAPMLAPPTPHRGRHPRSPHPAHPLPSSARRSSAPTASSRNALRRMATTPTPRCAGGTGAAPCSSLSIAKGGHGEGARRAGSTSPPTSSLCSSAEPCSVAPGQS; from the exons ATGAGGCGCGGGGGTCCCGCCGCTTTCGCCGCCTGCCTCGCTGGGGCGCTCGCCGTGCTGGCGGGGCCGGGACCGGACAGCTCCGTTTGGGGCGGCCGGCGGCCCCCCCGCAGCTACGGGCATCTGGAAGGCGACGTGCGCTGCCGGCGGCTCTTCTCCGCCACCCGATTCTTCCTGAGCATCGACGGCGGCGGCGGAGTGGAGGGGACGCGCTGGAGGGAGCGGCCGGGCA GCATCGTCGAGATCCGGTCTGTGCGTGTCGGCGTTGTGGCCATCCGGGCGGTGCACACCGGCTTCTACCTGGCCATGAACAAACAGGGGCAGCTCTACGGGTCGGTAGGTCAGGCTCCGCATCCCATGGCTGGCATTGGAGGTGCGGGGCAGAGGCAGAACGGGGAGATCCTGCACCCACCGGGGCCGGCACCCATGCTTGCTCCCCCTACTCCCCATAGGGGACGGCACCCGCGGAGCCCTCACCCTGCTCAcccccttccctcctctgcCAGAAGGAGTTCAGCCCCAACTGCAAGTTCACGGAACGCATTGAGGAGAATGGCTACAACACCTACGCCTCGCTGCGCTGGCGGCACCGGGGCCGCCCCATGTTCCTCTCTCTCAATAGCAAAGGGAGGCCACGGCGAGGGGGCAAGACGCGCCGGCAGCACCTCTCCACCCACTTCCTCCCTATGCTCGTcagctgagccctgcagtgTGGCTCCTGGACAGTcct GA
- the FGF22 gene encoding fibroblast growth factor 22 isoform X6 produces MRRGGPAAFAACLAGALAVLAGPGPDSSVWGGRRPPRSYGHLEGDVRCRRLFSATRFFLSIDGGGGVEGTRWRERPGSIVEIRSVRVGVVAIRAVHTGFYLAMNKQGQLYGSEFSPNCKFTERIEENGYNTYASLRWRHRGRPMFLSLNSKGRPRRGGKTRRQHLSTHFLPMLVS; encoded by the exons ATGAGGCGCGGGGGTCCCGCCGCTTTCGCCGCCTGCCTCGCTGGGGCGCTCGCCGTGCTGGCGGGGCCGGGACCGGACAGCTCCGTTTGGGGCGGCCGGCGGCCCCCCCGCAGCTACGGGCATCTGGAAGGCGACGTGCGCTGCCGGCGGCTCTTCTCCGCCACCCGATTCTTCCTGAGCATCGACGGCGGCGGCGGAGTGGAGGGGACGCGCTGGAGGGAGCGGCCGGGCA GCATCGTCGAGATCCGGTCTGTGCGTGTCGGCGTTGTGGCCATCCGGGCGGTGCACACCGGCTTCTACCTGGCCATGAACAAACAGGGGCAGCTCTACGGGTCG GAGTTCAGCCCCAACTGCAAGTTCACGGAACGCATTGAGGAGAATGGCTACAACACCTACGCCTCGCTGCGCTGGCGGCACCGGGGCCGCCCCATGTTCCTCTCTCTCAATAGCAAAGGGAGGCCACGGCGAGGGGGCAAGACGCGCCGGCAGCACCTCTCCACCCACTTCCTCCCTATGCTCGTcagctga
- the FGF22 gene encoding fibroblast growth factor 22 isoform X5, whose protein sequence is MRRGGPAAFAACLAGALAVLAGPGPDSSVWGGRRPPRSYGHLEGDVRCRRLFSATRFFLSIDGGGGVEGTRWRERPGSIVEIRSVRVGVVAIRAVHTGFYLAMNKQGQLYGSKEFSPNCKFTERIEENGYNTYASLRWRHRGRPMFLSLNSKGRPRRGGKTRRQHLSTHFLPMLVS, encoded by the exons ATGAGGCGCGGGGGTCCCGCCGCTTTCGCCGCCTGCCTCGCTGGGGCGCTCGCCGTGCTGGCGGGGCCGGGACCGGACAGCTCCGTTTGGGGCGGCCGGCGGCCCCCCCGCAGCTACGGGCATCTGGAAGGCGACGTGCGCTGCCGGCGGCTCTTCTCCGCCACCCGATTCTTCCTGAGCATCGACGGCGGCGGCGGAGTGGAGGGGACGCGCTGGAGGGAGCGGCCGGGCA GCATCGTCGAGATCCGGTCTGTGCGTGTCGGCGTTGTGGCCATCCGGGCGGTGCACACCGGCTTCTACCTGGCCATGAACAAACAGGGGCAGCTCTACGGGTCG AAGGAGTTCAGCCCCAACTGCAAGTTCACGGAACGCATTGAGGAGAATGGCTACAACACCTACGCCTCGCTGCGCTGGCGGCACCGGGGCCGCCCCATGTTCCTCTCTCTCAATAGCAAAGGGAGGCCACGGCGAGGGGGCAAGACGCGCCGGCAGCACCTCTCCACCCACTTCCTCCCTATGCTCGTcagctga
- the FGF22 gene encoding fibroblast growth factor 22 isoform X4: MRRGGPAAFAACLAGALAVLAGPGPDSSVWGGRRPPRSYGHLEGDVRCRRLFSATRFFLSIDGGGGVEGTRWRERPGSIVEIRSVRVGVVAIRAVHTGFYLAMNKQGQLYGSGTAPAEPSPCSPPSLLCQKEFSPNCKFTERIEENGYNTYASLRWRHRGRPMFLSLNSKGRPRRGGKTRRQHLSTHFLPMLVS; encoded by the exons ATGAGGCGCGGGGGTCCCGCCGCTTTCGCCGCCTGCCTCGCTGGGGCGCTCGCCGTGCTGGCGGGGCCGGGACCGGACAGCTCCGTTTGGGGCGGCCGGCGGCCCCCCCGCAGCTACGGGCATCTGGAAGGCGACGTGCGCTGCCGGCGGCTCTTCTCCGCCACCCGATTCTTCCTGAGCATCGACGGCGGCGGCGGAGTGGAGGGGACGCGCTGGAGGGAGCGGCCGGGCA GCATCGTCGAGATCCGGTCTGTGCGTGTCGGCGTTGTGGCCATCCGGGCGGTGCACACCGGCTTCTACCTGGCCATGAACAAACAGGGGCAGCTCTACGGGTCG GGGACGGCACCCGCGGAGCCCTCACCCTGCTCAcccccttccctcctctgcCAGAAGGAGTTCAGCCCCAACTGCAAGTTCACGGAACGCATTGAGGAGAATGGCTACAACACCTACGCCTCGCTGCGCTGGCGGCACCGGGGCCGCCCCATGTTCCTCTCTCTCAATAGCAAAGGGAGGCCACGGCGAGGGGGCAAGACGCGCCGGCAGCACCTCTCCACCCACTTCCTCCCTATGCTCGTcagctga
- the POLRMT gene encoding DNA-directed RNA polymerase, mitochondrial, with translation MALLRLRAALLGPARLRSGGIPWSVLRCYTSASAKEKARRNAICERTELLEVLKARVKQLQTSNIPEVTINKVELAPLQSNRQQDLLQKAVDANTAVEHVVPRQSSSWTEKLKKEMYIRQLKVEKKLSIAASQMTLEGQPKVKTKVKVKTKVKAKAKTKIKAKNSQKSPKATASASRNQSDAGPSSANTCHKPRVEEMKQDVKAQKFQRVHEDRSSQRKIMQQTIQSNLECLVYLQQPEEAEKFLLLYHSNPMKRKLLNVDAYNVVMRGWARKGCLHRVIHLLSMLESINLRPNLDSYAILLECMTQSQSSTKAIWRCVQHLKKDGFHVDELFQKCLFEGDEKEKVLKAIRIIQPDYQLPPPPKPEICKAALLKNFYSEKKMVSYPKLDFSVQELRERFQQQLEMELNSTITIESVESTKPLTPQAIKARQQLASFRSQWRDAILQALQKSKHNMSQVKTTSGHSVLYPYLCLLPDEEYVDIMMQTLNSLSPQGESLAVLARELGSKVYNRYLTQRKLHSGQLEKVQEIYENYIHLLAKDTQPSEFLPREYWEKLVAEAGYGPSLNLKDCSWPYVLLMRLGMYLLEVLVHAVKVPRNTLNPRLPSKLIPVLYHIYSFRSSWQVGLIKPHPIFSQIVSDAAEAVLTFNSSAIPMLCPPVPWTSPHFGAFVLSDTKLMRYVDGAIQHQQLLDQCPQANLHPVLDALNQLGNCAWKINQPVLDIIISIFNDKGNEKLDIPPPVSEAPKPPVPPNNSSALHKSQKHELLLCKKKAAEMHSLRMDALYKLSIANYVRDKVFWFPHNMDFRGRTYPCPPYFNHLGNDVTRAILLFAEGRPLGPKGLDWLKIHLINLTGLKKKNALQERLDYANEIMEEILDSADHPLTGRKWWMNTDEPWQVLACCMEIAKASRSPNPAAFISHFPVHQDGSCNGLQHYAALGRDLIGAISVNLMPCSVPQDVYSAVAQQVEEFRKKDAEEGLRIAQVLEGFIGRKVVKQTVMTVVYGVTRYGGRLQMEKRLKEIEFPEEYLWEASHYLVRQVFNGIKEMFSATRDIQNWLTESAKLIAQSGRTVEWVTPLGLPIVQPYYRIKPTVLTCSMQNLSVKNSSNNNQKPDTVKQKNAFPPNFIHSLDSTHMMLTALHCFRQGLTFVSVHDCYWTHALTVDIMNKICRQQFVALHSQKILEDLSKFMLKNYCSPDRESRALWQKKLMEQLSNVPKTGEFNLNKVIDSTYFFS, from the exons ATGGCGCTGCTGAGGCTGCGGGCGGCGCTGCTGGGCCCGGCCCGGCTGAGGAGCGGCG GGATCCCATGGAGCGTCCTCAGGTGTTACACCTCAGCCAGCGCCAAGGAAAAGGCGAGGAGAAACGCCATCTGTGAGAGGACGGAGCTGCTGGAAG TGCTGAAAGCTCGAGTGAAGCAACTCCAAACCAGTAACATCCCAGAGGTGACAATCAACAAAGTGGAACTGGCACCGCTGCAGAGCAACAGGCAGCAGgacctgctgcagaaagcagtggatgcaaacacagcagtggAGCACGTGGTCCCCAGGCAGTCCAGCAGCTggacagaaaagctgaagaaggaAATGTACATCCGGCAGCTGAAGGTGGAGAAGAAGCTGTCCATTGCAGCCTCCCAGATGACTCTGGAGGGCCAGCCCAAGGTCAAAACAAAAGTCAAGGTGAAGACAAAGGTGAAAGCAAAGGCAAAGACAAAGATCAAAGCCAAGAACAGCCAGAAGAGTCCAAAGGCTACAGCGAGTGCTTCCAGAAACCAGAGTGATGCTGGTCCCAGCAGTGCCAACACCTGCCATAAGCCCAGGGTGGAAGAGATGAAGCAAGATGTGAAAGCACAGAAGTTTCAACGTGTGCATGAGGATAGGAGCAGCCAGCGCAAGATCATGCAGCAGACCATCCAGTCTAATCTGGAGTGCCTCGTGTACTTACAGCAgccagaggaggctgagaagtTCCTCCTGCTGTATCACAGCAACCCCATGAAAAGGAAGCTTTTGAATGTTGATGCATACAATGTGGTGATGCGTGGCTGGGCAAGAAAG GGCTGCTTGCACCGTGTCATCCATCTGCTATCCATGCTGGAGTCCATCAACCTGCGGCCCAACCTGGACTCCTACGCAATACTGCTGGAGTGCATGACACAGAGCCAGTCATCCACCAAAGCCATCTGGAG GTGTGTGCAACACCTGAAGAAAGATGGCTTCCATGTGGATGAGCTCTTCCAAAAATGCCTTTTTGAGGGAGATGAGAAGGAGAAGGTGCTGAAGGCCATCAGGATTATCCAGCCTGACTACCAGCTGCCTCCTCCACCCAAACCTGAGATCTGCAAGGCTGCTCTGCTCAAGAACTTCTACTCTGAG AAGAAGATGGTGTCGTATCCCAAGCTGGATTTCTCTGTGCAGGAGCTGCGGGAGcgcttccagcagcagctggagatggAGCTGAACAGCACCATAACCATCGAGTCAGTGGAGTCAACCAAACCTCTGACTCCACAAGCCATCAAAGCA CGCCAGCAGTTGGCCAGCTTTCGTTCTCAGTGGCGTGATGCCATCCTCCAGGCCCTGCAGAAGTCAAAGCACAACATGTCCCAGGTCAAGACAACGTCAGGGCACAGCGTTCTCTACCCCTACCTGTGTCTGCTGCCTGATGAGGAGTATGTGGACATCATGATGCAG ACTCTCAACAGCCTTTCTCCACAAGGAGAATCCCTGGCTGTCTTAGCCAGGGAGCTGGGCTCTAAAGTCTACAACAGATACCTCACCCAGAGGAAGCTGCACAGTGGCCAGCTCGAGAAGGTGCAGGAGATCTATGAGAACTACATTCACCTGCTGGCAAAGGATACCCAG ccTAGTGAGTTCTTGCCACGTGAGTACTGGGAGAAGCTGGTGGCAGAAGCAGGCTATGGGCCTTCCCTGAACTTAAAGGACTGCAGCTGGCCATATGTGCTCCTGATGCGCCTGGGAATGTACTTGCTGGAGGTCCTGGTGCACGCTGTCAAGGTGCCCAGGAACACCCTTAACCCTCGCCTGCCATCCAAACTTATCCCTGTCCTCTACCACATCTACTCCTTCCGCAGCAGCTGGCAG GTTGGGCTGATAAAGCCCCATCCCATTTTCTCCCAGATTGTGTCGGACGCTGCAGAGGCCGTGCTGACCTTTAACTCCTCTGCCATACCCATGCTGTGCCCTCCTGTCCCCTGGACCTCCCCACACTTTGGTGCCTTTGTCCTGAGTGACACCAAACTGATGCGTTACGTGGATGGGGCcatccagcaccagcagctcctggatCAGTGTCCCCAGGCGAACCTCCACCCTGTGCTGGATGCCTTGAACCAGCTGGGCAACTGTGCTTGGAAGATTAACCAGCCAGTGTTGGATATCATCATCTCCATCTTCAATGACAAAGGCAACGAGAAGCTGGACATCCCACCACCTGTCTCCGAGGCCCCCAAACCTCCTGTCCCTCCCAACAATTCTTCTGCCTTGCACAAGTCCCAGAAGCATGAGTTGTTGCTGTGCAAGAAGAAGGCAGCTGAGATGCACAGTTTGCGCATGGATGCTCTCTATAAGCTCTCCATTGCCAACTATGTCAGGGACAAAGTGTTTTGGTTTCCTCACAACATGGATTTCCGTGGCAGGACTTACCCTTGCCCACCTTATTTCAATCACTTGGGTAACGACGTCACTCGTGCCATCCTGCTCTTTGCAGAGGGAAGGCCTCTGGGCCCAAAGGGCCTCGACTGGCTGAAGATCCACCTCATTAACCTCACAGGGCTGAAGAAGAAGAATGCCTTGCAGGAGCGGTTGGATTATGCCAATGAAATCATGGAGGAGATCCTGGACTCTGCTGACCACCCGCTCACG GGCAGGAAGTGGTGGATGAACACTGACGAACCCTGGCAAGTCTTGGCATGCTGCATGGAAATTGCCAAAGCCTCGAGGTCACCAAATCCAGCAGCCTTCATCTCTCATTTCCCAGTTCACCAG GATGGCTCTTGCAATGGTCTGCAGCACTACGCAGCGCTCGGCCGGGACCTTATAGGTGCAATCTCTGTCAATCTGATGCCTTGCAGTGTCCCTCAGGATGTCTACAGTGCGGTGGCCCAGCAG GTGGAGGAGTTTCGGAAGAAGGATGCTGAGGAAGGGTTGAGAATTGCCCAGGTGCTGGAAGGGTTCATTGGCCGCAAGGTGGTGAAGCAGACGGTGATGACGGTGGTTTACGGCGTCACACGTTATGGGGGGaggctgcagatggagaaacGTCTGAAGGAGATTGAGTTCCCTGAG GAGTACCTATGGGAGGCATCTCACTACCTCGTAAGGCAGGTGTTTAATGGCATCAAGGAGATGTTCTCAGCGACTCGAGATATCCAG AACTGGCTGACGGAGAGCGCCAAGCTCATTGCACAGTCAGGACGGACAGTGGAGTGGGTCACCCCGCTGGGTCTCCCCATCGTGCAGCCCTACTATCGGATCAAACCCACTGTG TTGACTTGCAGCATGCAGAACTTGAGTGTGAAAAACTCCAGCAACAACAACCA GAAGCCTGATacagtgaagcagaaaaatgcctTCCCACCCAACTTCATCCATTCCCTGGACTCAACCCACATGATGCTCACGGCTCTGCATTGCTTCAG GCAGGGTCTGACCTTTGTCTCAGTCCATGATTGCTACTGGACTCATGCACTCACTGTGGACATCATGAACAAG ATCTGTCGGCAGCAGTTCGTGGCTCTGCACAGCCAGAAGATCCTGGAGGATCTGTCCAAATTCATGCTGAAGAATTACTGCAG CCCTGACAGAGAGAGCAGAGCCCTTTGGCAGAAGAAGCTGATGGAGCAGCTGTCAAACGTTCCCAAAACAG GGGAATTCAACCTGAACAAAGTAATAGACTCCACCTATTTCTTcagctga